Proteins from a genomic interval of Pseudodesulfovibrio nedwellii:
- a CDS encoding sigma-70 family RNA polymerase sigma factor → MTSQETKTAVEPEIVDLEEKDLDTPKPNAVPINAPAKAAGLESKLPAFVPMPSSKEVRVRDPLQLYLKEIARFPMLEPEEEYALAKRVQEENDQDAAFQLVSSHLRLVVKIAMDFQRRWMQNGLDLIQEGNVGLLKAVTKFDPEKGIKFSYYAAFWVKAYILKYIMDNWRMVKIGTTQTQRKLFYNLNKERQRLQTMGFDPTTEVLSERLGVSEAEIVEMDQRLSKNDMSLNTPLGEDSDATKMDFLPSLGPGVEESIANNQIVDLLLDNLKEIRPTLNEKEATILDDRLLSEDPVTLREIGERFGVTRERVRQIEARLLAKIREHMTGRIKDFSKDWVVKQN, encoded by the coding sequence ATGACATCACAAGAGACAAAGACCGCAGTCGAGCCGGAAATCGTAGACCTTGAAGAAAAGGACCTCGATACACCAAAGCCGAATGCTGTCCCCATCAATGCCCCGGCCAAAGCCGCAGGGCTGGAGTCGAAGCTCCCCGCATTTGTCCCGATGCCCTCTTCCAAGGAGGTCAGGGTTCGGGATCCTTTGCAGCTTTATCTCAAGGAAATAGCCCGATTCCCCATGTTGGAACCGGAAGAAGAATATGCGCTCGCCAAACGCGTACAGGAAGAAAACGATCAGGATGCCGCATTCCAGCTCGTCTCTTCTCACCTTCGACTGGTGGTCAAAATCGCCATGGACTTCCAGCGACGCTGGATGCAGAACGGGCTGGATCTTATTCAGGAAGGCAATGTAGGCCTGCTCAAAGCCGTAACCAAATTCGACCCTGAAAAAGGCATCAAATTTTCCTATTACGCTGCATTTTGGGTCAAAGCCTACATCCTGAAATATATCATGGACAACTGGCGGATGGTCAAAATCGGGACCACCCAGACTCAGCGTAAACTGTTTTACAATCTGAACAAGGAACGGCAACGCCTTCAGACCATGGGATTCGATCCGACAACCGAAGTCCTGAGTGAACGACTTGGCGTTTCCGAAGCCGAGATCGTCGAAATGGACCAACGTCTGTCCAAGAATGACATGTCGTTGAACACACCTTTGGGTGAAGACTCCGATGCCACCAAGATGGACTTTCTGCCATCTTTGGGACCGGGCGTCGAAGAATCTATCGCCAACAATCAGATTGTGGACCTCCTGCTGGACAACCTCAAGGAAATCCGGCCTACCCTCAATGAAAAAGAAGCAACCATCCTTGATGACAGGCTGCTTTCCGAGGACCCCGTGACTCTGCGTGAAATCGGTGAACGATTCGGCGTTACACGGGAACGGGTGCGACAGATTGAAGCCAGATTACTGGCAAAAATCCGCGAGCACATGACCGGCAGAATTAAAGACTTTTCCAAGGACTGGG
- a CDS encoding homocysteine S-methyltransferase family protein, which produces MPDFRSILDDDRIYFFDGGYGTLLQGRGLPAGLSPELWGLKEPDVIRGVHQDYLDAGANVLTTNTFGGSRPKLGLDADPYELNKAMTRIAREVAGDTAFVAASIGPTGHFVQPLGDMTFRELVDIYKEQIKGCVDGGADLILGETHFDLAEARAVVIATRLVCDLPVAMSMTFEGPASLTGTSPLTFVDTMQNMGVELIGTNCSAGPEQMHETLRSWQCRLETPTFAEANAGLPELDDDGNTSFRLPPEPFAEQAVGFVDLGAKFIGGCCGTTPDHIRALRIKVGDASWKRPQKMDNAQMVLTSRSISVPIGFDHPGVIIGERINPTGKKQLIAELQEGVFTEAHRFATEQIELGAPVLDVNVGAPMVNEVELLPELVTSLVGRFTTPLSIDSNDPKAVEAGLWNYPGSPLVNSISGEPGKMEELGPLCKLFGAPFILLPIVGNKLPVTAKERLVVIADLLAQADNLGIPRRLIMVDALALTVSSKPEAARHSLDVMRHCRDEWGLPTTIGLSNISFGLPARELLNSTFLSISMVSGLCSFISNPNSERIQEALHTTEVLLNRDPQAERYIEKFSDWTGGGGAAQSGSAPAKGDDTQGLSPVQAAVIKGNKDGILTLVDVELEAGIKAMDIVNDMLIPGILIVGDKYENKEYFLPQLLQSAETMQNAFKRLQPLLEEDGDAGEKPVVIMATVEGDIHDIGKNIVCLMLKNYGFDVVDLGKDVSADKIVDAAEENDAAIIGLSALMTTTMVRMEDTVKLVEERGLKAKVIIGGAVVTEKFCNAIGAAGWSTDAVSAVKLAQRLTQ; this is translated from the coding sequence GTGCCCGATTTCAGGTCCATACTTGACGACGACAGGATATATTTCTTTGACGGTGGTTACGGCACCTTGCTGCAAGGCAGGGGGCTTCCGGCTGGGCTTTCTCCCGAATTGTGGGGGTTAAAGGAGCCTGATGTTATCCGTGGTGTGCATCAGGATTACCTGGATGCCGGTGCGAATGTTCTGACAACCAATACCTTTGGCGGCTCCCGGCCTAAGCTTGGTCTTGATGCTGATCCGTATGAGCTGAACAAGGCCATGACCCGGATCGCTCGAGAAGTGGCCGGAGACACTGCCTTTGTCGCCGCATCCATCGGACCTACCGGTCATTTTGTGCAGCCGCTCGGTGACATGACTTTCCGTGAATTGGTGGACATATACAAAGAGCAGATCAAAGGGTGTGTTGACGGCGGTGCCGACCTCATCCTTGGTGAAACGCATTTCGATCTGGCAGAGGCTCGGGCCGTGGTTATCGCCACTCGTCTGGTCTGCGATTTACCAGTGGCCATGTCCATGACATTTGAAGGGCCAGCTTCCTTGACCGGTACTTCGCCGCTGACATTCGTGGATACTATGCAGAATATGGGCGTGGAGCTTATTGGTACCAACTGTTCCGCCGGTCCCGAGCAGATGCACGAAACCCTGCGTTCCTGGCAGTGCCGATTGGAGACCCCGACCTTTGCCGAGGCCAATGCGGGACTTCCCGAATTGGACGACGATGGCAACACCTCTTTCCGCCTGCCGCCCGAGCCATTTGCTGAACAGGCTGTCGGATTTGTGGATCTCGGTGCAAAATTTATCGGTGGTTGCTGTGGCACTACCCCCGACCATATCCGTGCCCTGCGAATCAAGGTGGGGGACGCCTCGTGGAAACGGCCGCAAAAAATGGACAACGCCCAGATGGTGCTGACCTCCCGTTCTATTTCCGTGCCTATTGGTTTTGATCATCCCGGTGTGATCATCGGTGAACGAATCAATCCCACTGGCAAAAAGCAGCTTATCGCGGAATTGCAGGAAGGAGTGTTTACCGAAGCCCATCGGTTTGCCACCGAACAAATTGAACTCGGTGCACCTGTGCTCGACGTCAACGTGGGTGCGCCCATGGTGAATGAAGTTGAGTTGCTGCCTGAGCTTGTCACTTCCCTTGTTGGTCGGTTCACCACGCCGCTGTCCATCGATTCTAATGACCCCAAAGCCGTTGAAGCCGGCTTGTGGAATTACCCTGGTTCACCGTTGGTTAATTCCATCTCCGGTGAACCCGGCAAGATGGAAGAACTCGGTCCCCTGTGTAAACTCTTTGGCGCTCCGTTCATCCTTTTGCCTATTGTGGGCAACAAATTGCCGGTCACTGCCAAAGAGCGGCTGGTTGTTATCGCTGATCTTTTGGCTCAGGCCGATAACCTAGGTATACCGCGCCGTTTGATTATGGTGGACGCGCTTGCTTTGACCGTTTCTTCTAAGCCCGAAGCAGCCCGTCATTCCCTTGATGTCATGCGTCACTGCCGTGACGAATGGGGATTGCCAACTACCATCGGGTTGTCGAACATTTCCTTCGGGTTGCCTGCTCGTGAATTGCTCAATTCAACTTTCCTGAGCATTTCCATGGTGTCGGGATTATGTTCATTTATATCCAATCCGAACTCAGAGCGTATTCAAGAGGCGTTGCATACTACCGAGGTCTTGCTTAATCGCGATCCGCAGGCCGAGCGGTATATCGAGAAGTTCTCCGATTGGACCGGCGGCGGTGGTGCTGCCCAATCAGGGTCTGCTCCTGCCAAAGGTGATGATACACAAGGCCTGTCTCCTGTGCAGGCTGCCGTGATCAAAGGTAATAAGGACGGCATTCTTACTCTCGTAGATGTCGAACTTGAAGCGGGCATCAAAGCTATGGATATCGTCAATGACATGCTCATTCCCGGTATTCTTATCGTCGGTGATAAATATGAAAATAAGGAATATTTTCTGCCGCAGCTTTTGCAGTCCGCCGAGACTATGCAGAACGCTTTCAAGCGTCTTCAACCGTTGCTCGAAGAGGACGGCGATGCAGGCGAAAAGCCTGTTGTCATTATGGCCACTGTTGAAGGTGATATTCACGACATCGGCAAGAACATCGTCTGTTTGATGCTCAAGAACTATGGGTTTGACGTTGTTGATCTCGGTAAAGATGTGTCTGCCGACAAGATCGTTGACGCTGCCGAGGAAAATGACGCAGCCATTATCGGATTGTCTGCGCTTATGACCACGACCATGGTGCGCATGGAAGACACTGTGAAGCTTGTTGAAGAGCGTGGTCTCAAGGCCAAGGTCATCATCGGCGGGGCTGTTGTTACCGAGAAGTTCTGTAATGCCATCGGTGCGGCCGGCTGGTCCACCGACGCTGTCTCCGCCGTCAAGCTGGCACAAAGATTGACGCAATAA
- a CDS encoding YkgJ family cysteine cluster protein codes for MHNDETQEFLASLPELEEGKTYCFKCYPGIECFNACCSDLDMILTPYDILRMRGALNMSSIEFLRVYTTGHHAPDTNFPVFKFRMTDDKARTCAFVSDKGCRIYNDRPGACRMYPLGRATKPDGKGGVSEQFFVVKEDHCKGFLEKDEWTGNSWKEDQGFQEYTAHNDRYMYILSRIKQESHPVSEKMSHMAVLALYKVDEFQRFITKMRLFERVEVDEKRQKAILENEHVALAFAMDWFELMLFHDSSKLKIKGVTPRGPACKS; via the coding sequence ATGCACAACGACGAGACTCAAGAATTTCTGGCTTCGCTTCCCGAGTTGGAAGAGGGCAAGACATATTGTTTTAAATGTTATCCCGGCATTGAATGTTTCAATGCCTGTTGTAGCGATCTGGACATGATCCTGACGCCGTATGACATTCTGCGTATGCGTGGGGCATTAAATATGTCCAGCATCGAATTTTTGCGCGTATACACCACCGGACACCATGCCCCGGATACCAACTTCCCGGTGTTCAAGTTTCGTATGACCGATGATAAGGCTCGGACTTGTGCCTTTGTTTCGGACAAGGGCTGCCGTATTTACAATGATCGTCCTGGCGCATGCCGCATGTACCCATTGGGTCGTGCCACCAAGCCCGACGGGAAGGGTGGCGTGTCCGAGCAGTTCTTCGTCGTCAAGGAAGATCACTGTAAGGGCTTCTTGGAAAAAGACGAATGGACCGGCAATTCATGGAAGGAAGACCAAGGTTTTCAAGAGTATACCGCGCACAATGATCGGTACATGTACATCTTGTCCCGTATCAAGCAGGAAAGCCATCCCGTATCCGAGAAAATGAGCCATATGGCCGTTCTGGCGTTGTACAAAGTCGACGAGTTTCAGCGGTTCATTACGAAAATGCGTCTTTTTGAACGCGTTGAGGTGGACGAAAAGCGTCAAAAAGCGATATTGGAAAATGAACATGTTGCCTTGGCTTTTGCCATGGATTGGTTTGAGCTCATGCTCTTCCATGATAGCAGCAAACTTAAGATCAAGGGAGTGACGCCGCGTGGGCCTGCCTGTAAATCCTAA
- the rfaE2 gene encoding D-glycero-beta-D-manno-heptose 1-phosphate adenylyltransferase, whose amino-acid sequence MGLPVNPKLMSIRTFLKKKAEFMPGHKLVFTNGCFDVLHSGHVDLLTRTRALGDSLVLGLNSDESVKMLGKGDDRPLNNQDDRAFVLAGLTCVDYVVIFHESTPLELIKACRPQVLVKGGDWPVNTIVGADVVEKAGGEVHSLPLLEGYSTTDFLEKVRNS is encoded by the coding sequence GTGGGCCTGCCTGTAAATCCTAAACTCATGTCCATCCGTACTTTCTTGAAAAAGAAGGCGGAGTTCATGCCCGGCCACAAGCTGGTCTTTACCAATGGTTGCTTCGACGTGCTGCACTCTGGTCATGTTGATTTGCTGACACGTACCCGTGCGCTTGGTGATTCTCTGGTTCTCGGTCTCAACTCCGATGAATCTGTCAAGATGCTTGGCAAGGGGGATGATCGTCCTTTGAATAATCAGGATGATCGTGCGTTTGTCTTGGCCGGACTGACATGCGTGGATTACGTCGTCATTTTTCATGAATCCACGCCGCTTGAGTTGATCAAGGCGTGTCGTCCGCAGGTTCTCGTCAAGGGTGGCGATTGGCCCGTGAATACAATCGTGGGCGCAGATGTTGTGGAAAAAGCGGGTGGTGAAGTGCACAGCCTTCCCTTGCTTGAAGGATATTCGACAACGGACTTTCTTGAGAAGGTCCGAAACAGTTAA
- the selD gene encoding selenide, water dikinase SelD encodes MQKFKLVSMVKAAGUAAKIAPGDLEIALSGLNVRHDDRVIAGGPGDNEDAAIVSFPAGKALVQTVDFFTPVVNDPYQFGRIAAANALSDVYAMGGEPWTAMNIVCFPSDKLPLEVLTAILQGGQDAVDEAGAIAAGGHSVDDDEIKFGMAVSGIVDPNCFASNRGVEPGDELILTKPIGTGVLATAVKGEMPGYEPMEAILYETCGRLNKTGGAVIREFGVKGATDITGFGLGGHLLELAEASNVRLELRMKNVPLLPGALEMASMGMLPAGSICNRKYYLPKVDVAEGLDPIHFDLMFDAQTSGGLLLAVKPDQLDQAMNMLIHAGDVAAHVGRAYAISPGQASLAIL; translated from the coding sequence ATGCAGAAATTTAAATTAGTCAGCATGGTCAAAGCCGCGGGTTGAGCGGCTAAGATCGCTCCAGGGGACCTGGAGATAGCACTTTCCGGACTGAATGTCCGACACGATGACCGCGTTATTGCAGGAGGCCCTGGCGATAACGAGGACGCTGCTATTGTGTCTTTCCCCGCTGGCAAGGCACTTGTACAGACCGTGGATTTCTTTACGCCGGTCGTCAATGATCCGTACCAGTTCGGACGCATTGCCGCAGCCAACGCTCTTTCTGATGTCTACGCCATGGGAGGCGAACCCTGGACGGCCATGAACATCGTTTGTTTTCCTTCGGATAAATTGCCGTTGGAAGTGCTGACGGCCATCCTCCAGGGAGGACAGGATGCCGTGGACGAGGCAGGGGCTATCGCTGCCGGTGGTCACAGCGTGGATGACGATGAAATTAAATTTGGAATGGCCGTGTCTGGCATTGTGGACCCGAACTGTTTCGCATCAAATCGGGGCGTTGAACCCGGCGATGAACTGATTTTGACCAAGCCTATCGGGACTGGAGTACTGGCAACGGCGGTCAAAGGCGAAATGCCGGGTTACGAGCCGATGGAAGCCATTTTGTATGAAACCTGCGGTCGGCTTAACAAGACGGGTGGCGCGGTTATTCGGGAATTCGGTGTGAAAGGTGCAACCGATATTACCGGCTTTGGTCTTGGTGGTCATCTGCTTGAATTGGCTGAGGCGAGTAACGTTCGTTTGGAATTGCGTATGAAGAATGTTCCGCTGTTGCCAGGAGCTTTGGAGATGGCCTCCATGGGAATGTTGCCTGCCGGGTCCATTTGCAACCGTAAATATTATTTGCCCAAAGTGGATGTTGCCGAAGGGCTGGATCCCATTCATTTTGATTTGATGTTCGATGCCCAGACCTCGGGCGGTCTTCTTTTGGCAGTCAAGCCGGATCAGCTCGATCAGGCTATGAACATGCTTATTCATGCCGGTGACGTTGCTGCCCATGTCGGCAGGGCTTATGCTATTTCTCCCGGCCAGGCCTCATTGGCAATTCTTTGA
- a CDS encoding PAS domain-containing hybrid sensor histidine kinase/response regulator: MTKKTTLQGQPTNEQSSQIKIKDFELTDGCFKALFESSSDGLVYTNPEGVILKVNPAFCTMLGYPAEELIGKTPLDFAPPENREAEAEFIRNILSSEENDIKFEKELVRADGHRIQVQVNLWDCPNSQIKGGTWGTVRDLTAQKSAEFEAAKSYERYRFMAENTDDVIWAMGPDFIYTYVSPSVKRQRGFTPEEVVGTNGEDGMPSDSKVRLKVAFDEAREKALLGDDVTITRIELELFCKDGATVWVESVIKALWDTSGTWLGSVGSSRDITDRKKMEERLKKSQHSVRALLDAITEPVGLFELKGTILAANQTLASILGRSVEQAIGCNIFDFMPDMLANTVKEAFTKAKTAERPVSEDTVWGGRMLESVIYPVVDGNKVTTIAVYARDVTDSRYAEEARKKTQEQYRLIVETANEGIVGLDTDWRITYVNDIMAKFLGYDAVDVIGRRYTQFLLPQELKDFRKHAGEVLHGKRNRYERQFVHKDGHVVWGLVSASPLTSEDGDHLGAFAMVADITEVKQAHQRLLTILDGMSAYIYVSDLETNEILFMNAHMRDRFGLCDATTSCYQHVRGRDKKCELCAKDKIIDENGKPAGTFVSERYSEEHKTWYLNYDSAIEWLRGRLVHMHMGTDITVLKTMAVELEHAMVEAQAASLSKNEFLANMSHEIRTPLNGLLGMMQLLQLTSLETTQQDYLNTALNSGRNLLQILNDILDLSKVESGKLELEESEFELGEMLDSVIGTFRLDVEERGLNMVWTIDPDLPRFFMADKGRLRQILFNLVGNAAKFTDQGSIHVEAYPLNSTSKDDTVSIFFQVTDTGIGIPADKVTDVFDPFTQADGSTTRKYQGTGLGLGIVHRLVSLMNGNLYVESRLNEGTTIIFTIQAKRVAEPSQCSSAQLNGLHKQGLSILVAEDERVNRVVVERLLKKFGHVPLCVDSGEKALEKLKCEPFDLFLTDIQMPGLDGVETTRAIRQDLGIDIPIIALTAHAMKGDKDRFMEAGMNGYIAKPFDMEKLRKEIERVMTEMTTPEKI; this comes from the coding sequence ATGACCAAAAAAACAACGCTGCAAGGCCAGCCCACCAACGAACAATCCAGTCAAATAAAAATCAAAGACTTTGAGTTGACTGACGGATGCTTCAAAGCGTTGTTCGAATCCAGCAGCGATGGCCTCGTTTATACCAATCCCGAAGGTGTCATTCTCAAAGTTAACCCAGCTTTTTGCACCATGCTCGGATACCCTGCGGAAGAGTTGATCGGCAAAACTCCTCTGGATTTCGCTCCGCCTGAAAATCGTGAAGCTGAAGCCGAATTCATCCGCAATATCTTGAGTAGCGAAGAAAACGATATTAAATTCGAAAAAGAATTAGTACGGGCGGATGGACACCGTATTCAGGTTCAGGTCAATTTATGGGACTGCCCCAATAGTCAAATCAAAGGCGGGACATGGGGAACAGTCCGCGACCTCACAGCCCAAAAATCAGCTGAATTCGAAGCGGCCAAATCATATGAGCGATACCGGTTCATGGCTGAAAATACAGATGACGTCATTTGGGCAATGGGCCCTGATTTCATATATACGTACGTCAGCCCATCGGTAAAACGACAGCGCGGGTTCACCCCGGAAGAAGTAGTCGGAACAAATGGCGAAGACGGCATGCCTTCTGATTCTAAAGTCCGACTCAAAGTAGCCTTTGATGAGGCTCGCGAAAAAGCCCTTCTTGGTGATGATGTCACAATTACACGAATAGAATTGGAACTTTTTTGTAAGGACGGGGCCACGGTTTGGGTCGAATCCGTCATCAAGGCTCTGTGGGATACGTCCGGCACATGGCTCGGGTCTGTCGGTTCATCGCGTGATATTACTGATCGAAAAAAAATGGAAGAACGGCTCAAGAAAAGCCAACACTCTGTTCGCGCCTTGTTGGACGCCATTACGGAACCGGTCGGCCTATTTGAACTAAAAGGCACGATTTTAGCCGCAAATCAAACTTTGGCAAGTATTCTTGGCCGCTCTGTGGAACAGGCCATCGGCTGCAATATCTTCGATTTCATGCCGGACATGTTGGCGAATACCGTCAAAGAAGCCTTCACCAAAGCCAAAACAGCAGAACGGCCGGTGTCAGAAGATACTGTCTGGGGTGGCAGAATGCTGGAAAGTGTCATCTATCCAGTGGTCGATGGAAACAAGGTGACCACTATCGCGGTCTACGCCAGAGACGTCACCGACTCTCGATACGCTGAGGAAGCCAGAAAAAAGACCCAGGAACAATACCGCCTCATCGTGGAAACCGCCAACGAAGGCATCGTAGGATTGGATACCGACTGGCGCATTACATATGTCAATGACATCATGGCAAAATTCCTCGGCTATGACGCTGTTGATGTTATTGGACGAAGATACACACAATTCCTCCTGCCTCAGGAACTGAAAGACTTCAGAAAACACGCAGGAGAGGTTCTACACGGCAAGCGCAACCGCTATGAACGACAATTCGTCCACAAAGACGGTCACGTGGTCTGGGGATTGGTGTCAGCATCACCTTTGACTTCGGAAGACGGAGATCATCTGGGCGCTTTTGCCATGGTTGCGGATATCACAGAGGTCAAACAGGCCCATCAAAGACTATTGACCATTCTCGACGGCATGAGTGCCTATATTTATGTTTCCGACTTGGAAACCAACGAAATTCTCTTCATGAACGCCCACATGCGGGACCGATTCGGTTTGTGTGACGCCACCACCTCCTGTTACCAACACGTCCGCGGCCGCGACAAAAAGTGTGAACTCTGCGCCAAGGACAAGATCATCGACGAAAACGGCAAGCCTGCGGGGACCTTTGTTTCTGAACGATACAGCGAAGAGCACAAAACATGGTATCTCAATTATGACAGCGCAATTGAATGGTTGCGTGGACGATTGGTACACATGCACATGGGTACGGATATTACTGTACTAAAAACCATGGCCGTAGAACTGGAACACGCCATGGTGGAAGCACAAGCTGCCAGCCTGTCAAAAAACGAATTTCTGGCAAATATGAGTCACGAAATTAGAACACCGCTCAACGGCCTGCTCGGCATGATGCAATTATTACAACTCACCTCTCTGGAAACAACACAGCAGGATTATCTGAATACAGCACTTAATTCAGGTCGCAACCTTCTACAAATTCTCAATGATATTCTTGATTTATCCAAAGTTGAATCCGGTAAACTGGAGCTAGAAGAAAGCGAATTTGAACTGGGTGAAATGCTCGACTCGGTAATCGGAACCTTCCGACTTGATGTCGAAGAACGTGGCCTGAATATGGTGTGGACCATTGATCCAGACCTCCCTCGTTTTTTCATGGCCGATAAAGGACGACTCCGACAAATCTTGTTCAATCTCGTCGGCAACGCTGCCAAATTCACAGACCAAGGCTCCATCCATGTCGAGGCCTACCCTCTGAATTCCACCTCGAAGGATGACACCGTCAGCATTTTTTTTCAGGTAACAGACACAGGTATTGGAATTCCCGCCGACAAAGTCACGGATGTATTCGACCCATTTACCCAGGCAGACGGATCCACGACACGCAAATATCAAGGCACAGGGCTCGGTTTGGGCATCGTGCACCGACTGGTCTCGCTCATGAACGGCAATCTGTATGTTGAAAGCCGTTTGAATGAAGGCACCACGATCATCTTTACCATTCAAGCCAAACGGGTTGCGGAACCGTCACAATGCTCGTCCGCCCAGTTGAACGGATTGCATAAACAGGGATTGTCCATATTGGTGGCGGAAGACGAGCGCGTCAATCGAGTCGTCGTGGAACGTCTTCTGAAAAAATTCGGACACGTCCCACTGTGCGTCGACAGTGGTGAAAAGGCCTTGGAGAAACTCAAGTGTGAACCTTTTGACCTCTTTCTCACCGATATCCAAATGCCGGGATTGGATGGTGTGGAAACCACCCGCGCCATACGTCAGGATCTCGGTATCGACATACCGATTATAGCGCTGACGGCACACGCCATGAAAGGAGACAAGGACCGATTCATGGAAGCGGGGATGAACGGCTACATCGCCAAACCGTTTGACATGGAAAAACTGCGAAAAGAAATAGAACGCGTCATGACCGAAATGACCACACCCGAAAAGATCTGA
- the rocD gene encoding ornithine--oxo-acid transaminase, with protein sequence MKSDQYILLEDEFGAQNYKPLDVVIERGEGIWVWDVDGNKYMDCLSAYSAVNQGHCNPKIMGAMFEQAKKLTLTSRAFRNDQLGPLYKELCDLTNSHKVLPMNSGAEAVETAIKAVRKWGYQVKGVPENKAEIIVCRNNFHGRTITIISFSTDPISTTGFGPFTPGFKVVDFGDAAAFEAAINDNTVAFLVEPIQGEAGVIIPPDGYLKDIRRICDEKSIVLIFDEIQTGLGRTGALLAEEHEGVEADLTLIGKALSGGFYPVSAVLSNTEVLGVLKPGEHGSTFGGNPLACAVARAALKVLVEDNLIENAQRMGEYFMEGLRKIKNSKIKEVRGRGLLIGVEFHDNAGGARQYCEKLKEVGLLCKETHETIIRFAPPLVITKADINWALERIVPILSQ encoded by the coding sequence ATGAAGTCGGATCAATACATTTTGCTTGAAGATGAGTTTGGCGCGCAGAATTACAAGCCGCTTGATGTGGTCATTGAACGGGGCGAAGGTATCTGGGTCTGGGACGTGGACGGTAACAAGTACATGGATTGTCTTTCTGCCTATTCTGCTGTGAATCAAGGCCATTGCAATCCCAAGATTATGGGCGCCATGTTTGAGCAGGCCAAAAAACTCACTTTGACTTCCCGTGCTTTTCGCAATGACCAGCTCGGTCCTCTCTATAAAGAGCTGTGTGATTTGACCAATTCCCACAAGGTACTTCCCATGAATTCTGGAGCGGAAGCCGTTGAGACAGCCATCAAAGCCGTTCGCAAGTGGGGTTATCAGGTTAAGGGAGTTCCCGAAAATAAGGCAGAAATTATTGTTTGTCGGAATAATTTTCACGGGAGGACCATCACCATCATTTCCTTTTCTACCGACCCGATTTCCACCACGGGATTCGGCCCGTTCACGCCGGGTTTCAAGGTTGTCGATTTTGGAGATGCCGCCGCATTTGAAGCTGCCATCAACGACAACACTGTGGCCTTTCTTGTGGAACCCATTCAGGGCGAGGCTGGAGTCATCATCCCACCTGACGGGTATCTTAAGGATATTCGTCGTATCTGCGATGAAAAAAGCATCGTTCTCATTTTCGACGAGATTCAGACTGGTCTCGGCCGTACCGGTGCGCTTCTGGCCGAAGAGCATGAAGGTGTCGAAGCAGATCTTACTCTTATAGGCAAAGCCCTTTCTGGTGGATTTTATCCGGTTTCAGCGGTGCTTTCCAATACCGAAGTGCTCGGTGTGCTCAAGCCCGGCGAGCATGGTTCCACCTTTGGCGGCAATCCGCTCGCTTGTGCCGTAGCCCGGGCTGCACTCAAGGTGCTCGTCGAAGACAATCTCATCGAGAACGCCCAGAGAATGGGTGAGTATTTCATGGAAGGGCTGCGTAAAATCAAGAATTCCAAGATTAAGGAAGTGCGTGGGCGCGGTCTGCTCATTGGTGTTGAATTTCATGACAACGCAGGTGGTGCGCGCCAATATTGCGAAAAGCTTAAGGAAGTCGGATTACTCTGCAAGGAGACCCACGAAACCATTATTCGGTTCGCTCCGCCGCTTGTTATTACTAAAGCCGACATCAATTGGGCTCTTGAAAGAATCGTGCCCATTTTGAGTCAATAA